In Anopheles bellator chromosome 2, idAnoBellAS_SP24_06.2, whole genome shotgun sequence, the genomic stretch CGGGCTGCACATCGCACGGTAAGTTATGTTGCCGCAGTTGTTAGGGTGAATTGTAAGAATCGCTTCCGGTATTCGGTCTAAACCCGGAGTTACACGGAGTTATGTTTGCATTGGGATTAGTTTTTCCTCTCGAAACCCTTCCATCCTCCACATTGCTGCAAATAGTTTACGCATATTCAAGGATAAACCAGTTCCATTCGGCACACAAACTTATACATCcgacacaaacaaacacactgcCAAAGGGTAAGGAGATTAGCTAGTACGGAAAAATGTTAACGTGTGAGACGAATGCGATACAGAGCCAGGGATGGTCAGGAGAAGCAGGGATTGTGGGCGTGCTATAGAGCGGGTTCGCTAAAGAACGTAATCGAAAAACTGGAACTGAGACATGGGTAGGGAGGGGGTGTAGTGGGTCGTGCGTGCTTGCGATAAATTGTGATCGTGATTGTTATAGATGATTGTTGACGTGTGACTCGAACCCAAATCGAACCAGAGAAAGCGACGACAATTGGAGTGGATAGAGCTTCGTTAAACAGTTGAAAACGGAAAGGATTAGTGCAACCAGCGTGCGGTCGAGAGAAAGCGAGCAAGGGGACGATAAAATGTGATATTTTTGACTAACAAAACACAGACAAACGAGCAAACTAACGCAAATATAACTAATAGCATATAAACAATGCTTGCGCAAGAGCAACTCAAACCATCCTACAATAGCCAGACCACAGCCACAACAGTGCAGCATGCCGCAACCATGAAGAGGGGCGACAAGTTATAGGAAATAGTTCAAAAccaccacacccacacacacaatCTGTTAACGAAGCGCATTCGAGGGATGAACCAAGCGCGAAACAAACCTAATACTGTTATCCGTTGATGGTTGTTTTCCTTGTTCTGTTGACTATTAGCTTTTGCGTTCGCTTCTAAAGTTGATCCGAAGGGGAAAGCGGAAGAACCGTCTACGCGTTGCTTTCGCACGTGTTGCTCCTAACCGTTATTATCGGCGACGCACCAAATCGATGCGCGTTCCGGTGTGGATGCAGGGCCAACGGTTGTgcttcggtttttgtttttgtagcaTGCCAAAGTAATTCTTAAATACCAGttacaacgaaaacaaattaaaagcaaagggGGGAAAATATGGCAACGAAACAAGTTGTGTTTGGCGCCGTTATTGGGGTGTTGGGGCGGAAGAACCAAGCTAGTTACTGACTACGATACGATTGAAAGTAAACGGGAGGAAGGATTGACTTAGAATAACCGGTATCAAAGCAATGGAACGGTGGCGGGCCGGTTGAGCTACACCAGTTTTTGCTCTCTCCAATAACcttccccgaaaaaaacaccGCTGTACTGAGATGGCTAAACAATCAAAATTGAGTGGATCAAATGTGTTACCTTTCGCCTTTTCATGCTGCTTAACACGTGTacatagttttgtttttcgttgtaAGGAAGTTGGCTTTAGTTTTAAGCGAATTCGTCAAAGAGGCATAGCGGCGTTCGCTCCGTGGTTCCGCGCAGACTGTTCCGCAGGAATAACCGGCCGACTGGGTGGCCGAGGGGTAGCACAGCGAACACAAGCAATGAACAAGAGAGGGGGTATCACACTTCACATTCCACAAGTCAATATTATTAAGGTGCAAACAGTGTAACGCGGAATCTCTGGTGGAAGTGACTCTATCGCTTTTCTATAGTCTGATGCGCAACTTGAGCGTGTGGAAAGAGctgaacaaataaataaataacgagTAAGCAATTgataaaagaagaaaagattCACCACATCGACAAATTTTAACTTCCGTTACGAGACTTACATAATGCTAGATCgaaatcgaataaattataaattaaaaatttaccgAATCTAAACCTGTTTAGAACAATTGAGCATCTAGCAAAATGAACCTTCCCGCTTGGCGCAAAGTGATGGCAAAACGAAAGATAAACCGAGAAAGAACGTATGCACAACGAATGTAAAGGGCGCGTTTGTAtaaatgaaagtaaaattaaaaatttcatATCGCAAAAAATTCTAgccaaaatcaaaccaaatcaTTTATTGCAAAGTATGAGTTTAGGAGCAAAACGAAATCGTATTTAACTCGAAGCAAATGCTAATGTAAAAACACACCGACACTGTTAGTTAAAATCGAACACACATGACTGTGCTCGCAGAGCACACGTGGCCAGGGTTTCATTAAGAATGTAATTTATCTAAACAAGAAAGCGTAATTACGTACAGCATAAACACTTATTTGGTGTACTGACGTGGACGGCAGGGTGTTCACTACGGAAGCTTCACTGTTACAGGCATAAGAATTTAAAACCCACGTGGGGTTCGTGAGCCGTTACCGTAGTTGTTTGCTGTATTGTTTTGCCATGAAAATCTGTTCTTAAGTTATTTTCGTTCCGGTTGATCGacaatcaaaatcaatccTTGAATGTTCTTTGAGCAAACAAAAGCCGTTCGAATCGTTTTCTTGCCGAAAGCTTGCCAAAGACACACTTTGGAAGGTAGTTCTTGGGGGATTCAGTGACACCTCAAAGCTCTGAAGTgaaattacacaaaaaaaccatCCATCTGCTTGAGAAACACAGAAACGCAAAGATTTTATGAACCGAAGACCAGGCAGGAGCTGAATTATTGAGAGATAtagggcacacacacaaacacacacagactaTGCGTCGACATTTATGGATTCTcaacaaaaaggaaatcgAATTATAAtagcgaaataaattaattattctcTTATCATGAACGTTCTTGGCCGTACGAAGAAAGCCTATAGATAGGTCGCGGGAAAGCGCAGTGAAATGAGGATCAGTTGAGTGGTGAAACGAACAGAAGGAAGCAATTGGAGGTAAAAATACACAAGATTCGAAAAGTGACGAGTTTTCGTTGAGTtgtcttttattttattgatggttttttgtttattttttgattttagccaagaagaaagaaaacgcccAAACAGCGCAAACCTTCTTTGAAAAGGATCTTTCCAGGGGTAAGTGGTTGATGCAAAACTCGAGCTTTATTCACGGTTGATCTGTTTCGTCTCATCTTCCGGTACATTTAAACGAACCGTCTCGCGGGCGTCTTCGGCTTCCGGCTGTCGTTGGTGTTTTGCGGCGTCTGCATGTTTCTTTGCCGGTGCCTTCGGCAATGACCAGAACCGTTGGTGTTTGCCAAAGTTGCGTGCCTCTTCGATCGTGTTGGGAAGCGCTTGGTGTAACGTTTCCGGCAGGAACAGCCCGGCAAAGATGCCGATGGCTGCCGACAGGCCCATCACCAGAAACGGGATGCGCACGTCGTACTCCGTGCCCAGGTACACCAGATACGGGCCGACGGTGCCGAACAGGGTGGAGGCAATCGTGCCAAACGCCATGCCCGTCTGCCGCAGGCAAGTGGGGTAAATCTCGATCGACTGCAGGTTCACAGCGAAGAACGTGATGCTGATGAAGAACTTGACGAGCGTCGCGAGGATGGTGGCCAGCGACTCGAGTGCCGGATCGCGCACGATCAGCACTAGCGCGCCGCAGGTGAGGGCGGCCGCACAAAAGGCCGTCGCGTTCGTGGCCCGCCTTCCGAACCGGTCACTGCAGCGCTGGCCGATGAGTGCCGCCGGTACCTCAATGATACTTTGGAGCATAAAGTTCAAAAACGGATTGCCATCCATCCGGGCGCTCAGCAGGACGAGCGTAAAGTACAGCACACTGCCCACCGTCCTGATGTTAGGGTTCATCGAAGAGGAGAAAAAGAGTGGGCAAAACCCATTCgcacgaaaatgaaaacacgtACGCGATTAAtcaacggccaccggaagatgTGGCCACGGGCACCGGTGCCACTCACCAGCACAGGACGACCAGCATAGTGTTCCTTGCCATTCGCCATCCGCTGAAGAGCGATGCGACGCCATACACGGTGTCCGTCCGATGCGTTGCCAGACGCTTCTGCAGGATGTGCTCATCGTATGGCAGCTCCCGGACACCGTTGATAGTCGCTATCCGCCGGAGCATCTTCATCGCTCCCGCGTAGTCACCTCGTGTCGCCATCCAGCGGGGGGATTCAATCTGGTAGCTACGGGAACAGGAGGGGAACAAGGTGAAGGGCGCCAAATCGTACCACAAGAGTTCGCATCATGTTCGGGGAAGGGCAAAAAAAGAAGATTGACAAACGTTACCGATGCCAGTCGATGGGTTTACGTGGTATAACATTCTGTGAAACGCGTAACAACCATTAGAGGACCTGCTTCGATGACCCCCAACGGTAACATTCGTCTTCAATTAATGCCTAATTTACGTTTGCTTCCGGCGGTTGGTGTCTCCGTCCTTCGAGTTCGTACAGCATTACAGCTCCAGAGGTTGACTGTGGTATGCACCAGGTGAACATATCGGTTTCTTCCAAAGCCCAAATTACATCCAATTTCTGCGAATTAATTTCGTCCCCCTACAAAGTTTAAGTGCTTCCAGTACTTGCATTTACTTCTGTCGTGCAGGCCGGAATTCCACACAAAAACTACTCTTTTGCGACTCGCCAACACCTAAACAAATGCGGTGCCGTACCAACCGACCCTTGGTATGTGCTCCGGGAGAAGCGTCGACATTAAAAAGTTTCTGGCTTAATATAACATTGTTGCATTTTCAATCGAGATGCTTTCACGCAACTCCTTTCCGACCGTTGAGCCGGTGGCAGGCAAATGGTTGCCCCGGATGTTGCTATAAATTCCACTCCGAAGATCCGAAGAATGTgcttccggtgtgtgtgcATAATGCAGGGAgggcaaacttttcccgtAGCTCGGTGCCGCCGTATAGGGACCCCGGTTCACTGGTGCGAAGGTATTGCACGACACTGCTACGGTCGCTTCGTATCGTGGACCGGGAAGTGCATACAATTTGTCAAAAGCATTCGCTGCACCACCGGCCTTCACGCCgtgtttgcaaacaattttcccgACATCCTG encodes the following:
- the LOC131209268 gene encoding beta-alanine transporter-like — encoded protein: MTNAEASFDEMLAQAGDDGRFQRRYNLLFNFGAVCFASMTYMSIILALNKPPHNCHVPGMERYNITDAEYWKNLTLPRESDNRGMLGFSKCQMYNVSEEHLQRPYAEWSFQESDIIDCAHGYEYDRTYYDRTPITEHDWICDKGFRETNIFIYNRLGELVGTVVFGQLGDTLGRRPVYYLSVLIITLGRLVSMFTAGFYVVFCIAAIAGSLTAHSCFQAPFIIAMEISKSERRGTISMMQSFGWTTGMCILPMVFWATKDWFWALMIVTLPIVIFTGITRYQIESPRWMATRGDYAGAMKMLRRIATINGVRELPYDEHILQKRLATHRTDTVYGVASLFSGWRMARNTMLVVLCWTVGSVLYFTLVLLSARMDGNPFLNFMLQSIIEVPAALIGQRCSDRFGRRATNATAFCAAALTCGALVLIVRDPALESLATILATLVKFFISITFFAVNLQSIEIYPTCLRQTGMAFGTIASTLFGTVGPYLVYLGTEYDVRIPFLVMGLSAAIGIFAGLFLPETLHQALPNTIEEARNFGKHQRFWSLPKAPAKKHADAAKHQRQPEAEDARETVRLNVPEDETKQINRE